In a genomic window of Lycium ferocissimum isolate CSIRO_LF1 chromosome 9, AGI_CSIRO_Lferr_CH_V1, whole genome shotgun sequence:
- the LOC132030703 gene encoding uncharacterized protein LOC132030703 isoform X1, producing the protein MLQSPAMKSVSSTSAAVPLSTRLVPTTLRPLYRARLHNNLNLRRLRNGTCRAEFANDVPYAAAIGACILSSWVFPTKYSEDDDGESTIDSADARFAVMGIISIIPYFNWMSWVFAWLDTGKPRYAIYALVYLAPYLSTNLSLSPEDSLLPIASILLCIFHIQLEAFKKDDFQALDKFTETGKHMSEKEETYDLKKLPSADEIKRWEISRRPENPEHLNEDGEDISEKKH; encoded by the exons ATGCTGCAGTCGCCGGCCATGAAATCTGTGAGTTCCACGTCAGCAGCTGTACCTCTCTCTACTCGTCTCGTACCAACAACTCTCCGACCTCTATATCGAGCTCGCCTTCACAACAACCTTAATCTG AGAAGATTGAGAAATGGAACTTGCAGGGCAGAGTTTGCAAACGATGTGCCTTACGCGGCCGCTATCGGTGCTTGCATTTTAAGCTCGTGGGTTTTCCCGACTAAGTACTCGGAGGATGACGATGGTGAATCTACGATCGATTCTGCTGATGCAAGGTTTGCTGTCATGGGAATTATCAGCATCATTCCATATTTTAATTGGATG AGTTGGGTTTTCGCGTGGTTGGATACTGGGAAACCACGTTATGCTATTTATGCTCTTGTGTATTTGGCTCCATATTTAAG CACCAATCTGTCTCTATCTCCTGAAGATAGCTTGCTACCCATTGCTAGCATCCTCTTGTGCATCTTCCACATTCAG CTGGAAGCATTCAAAAAAGATGACTTCCAGGCGTTGGATAAATTTACAGAGACTGGAAAGCATATGTCAGAAAAG GAGGAAACATACGATCTTAAGAAGTTGCCTTCAGCTGATGAGATAAAGAGGTGGGAAATTTCTAGAAGACCTGAAAATCCAGAGCACTTGAATGAAGATGGAGAAGATATTAGTGAAAAGAAGCACTAA
- the LOC132030703 gene encoding uncharacterized protein LOC132030703 isoform X2, with amino-acid sequence MLQSPAMKSVSSTSAAVPLSTRLVPTTLRPLYRARLHNNLNLRRLRNGTCRAEFANDVPYAAAIGACILSSWVFPTKYSEDDDGESTIDSADARFAVMGIISIIPYFNWMSWVFAWLDTGKPRYAIYALVYLAPYLSTNLSLSPEDSLLPIASILLCIFHIQKISSGSSWKHSKKMTSRRWINLQRLESICQKRRKHTILRSCLQLMR; translated from the exons ATGCTGCAGTCGCCGGCCATGAAATCTGTGAGTTCCACGTCAGCAGCTGTACCTCTCTCTACTCGTCTCGTACCAACAACTCTCCGACCTCTATATCGAGCTCGCCTTCACAACAACCTTAATCTG AGAAGATTGAGAAATGGAACTTGCAGGGCAGAGTTTGCAAACGATGTGCCTTACGCGGCCGCTATCGGTGCTTGCATTTTAAGCTCGTGGGTTTTCCCGACTAAGTACTCGGAGGATGACGATGGTGAATCTACGATCGATTCTGCTGATGCAAGGTTTGCTGTCATGGGAATTATCAGCATCATTCCATATTTTAATTGGATG AGTTGGGTTTTCGCGTGGTTGGATACTGGGAAACCACGTTATGCTATTTATGCTCTTGTGTATTTGGCTCCATATTTAAG CACCAATCTGTCTCTATCTCCTGAAGATAGCTTGCTACCCATTGCTAGCATCCTCTTGTGCATCTTCCACATTCAG AAAATTTCATCTGGTTCCAGCTGGAAGCATTCAAAAAAGATGACTTCCAGGCGTTGGATAAATTTACAGAGACTGGAAAGCATATGTCAGAAAAG GAGGAAACATACGATCTTAAGAAGTTGCCTTCAGCTGATGAGATAA
- the LOC132030705 gene encoding serine/threonine-protein kinase BLUS1-like isoform X3: protein MRNFSVNPNDYKLLEEVGYGASATVYRAIYLPFNEVIAVKCLDLDRCNSNLDDIRREAQTMSLIDHPNVIKSFCSFVVESYLWVVMPFMAEGSCLHLMKIAYPDGFEESAICSMLKETLKALEYLHRHGHIHRDVKSGNILLDTNGAVKLGDFGVSACMFDSGDRQRSRNTFVGTPCWMAPEVLQPGTGYDFKADIWSFGITALELAHGHAPFSKYPPMKVLLMTIQNAPPGLDYDRDKKFSKSFKEMVAMCLVKDQTKRPTAEKLLKHSFFKNAKPPELSVKKLFADLPPLWNRVKALQLKDAAQLALKRMPSSEQEALSQSEYQRGVSAWNFDLEDLKLQASLLQEDDEIQEIKEENDTMKAYMNYKEKSIAIPYAGKSTPREDSNASEQESVGEVPLAEYEIKKGKALESNPLDPGHWEKNGLKRNTSKTELPPLTSDKDALPTKSRTQTTKARQSQSGPLMAGIVLSHSASERARNSERSEIENQQPGDKANPVRRAPSFSGPLMLPNRASGNSLSAPIKSSGGFKDSLDDKSKPNLVQIKGRFSVTSENVDLVKPPCQPPKELGPNNVPASVLMPHLQNLFQQTSIQQDLIVNLLSSLQQSEAADSSPNGKLSSQQRPENNGTVEAAVSEREKLLLVKISELQARMINLTDELTAEKAKYWQLQQRLQCQVAERMGTEENWNIDEK from the exons ATGAGAAACTTTTCGGTGAATCCAAATGATTACAAGCTTCTAGAAGAAGTAGGTTATGGAGCAAGTGCAACTGTTTATAGAGCGATCTATCTTCCTTTTAATGAAGTGATTGCAGTAAAGTGCTTGGATCTCGATCGCTGTAATAGCAATCTG GATGACATACGCAGGGAAGCTCAAACGATGAGTTTGATAGACCATCCTAATGTGATAAAGTCATTCTGTTCATTTGTTGTTGAGAGCTACCTCTGGGTGGTGATGCCCTTCATGGCTGAGGGGTCTTGTCTACATCTCATGAAAATAGCATATCCAGATGGATTCGAAGAATCTGCTATTTGTTCTATGTTGAAGGAAACTCTAAAGGCGTTGGAATATCTCCATCGGCATGGGCACATCCATCGAGACGTTAAG TCTGGGAATATATTGCTGGACACTAATGGGGCAGTAAAGCTGGGCGATTTTGGTGTTTCAGCATGCATGTTTGACAGTGGTGATAGACAGCGGTCTAGAAATACCTTTGTAGGAACTCCGTGCTG GATGGCACCGGAAGTTCTGCAGCCTGGAACTGGATATGATTTCAA GGCTGATATTTGGTCATTTGGAATAACTGCCCTGGAGTTGGCTCATGGTCATGCACCATTTTCAAAGTACCCTCCAATGAAG GTACTACTGATGACAATACAGAATGCCCCTCCTGGACTTGATTATGACAGAGACAAAAAATTCTCTAAG TCATTCAAGGAAATGGTTGCAATGTGCTTGGTGAAAGATCAAACTAAAAGGCCAACCGCTGAGAAGTTGTTAAAgcattcttttttcaaaaatgccAAGCCTCCAGAGCTTTCTGTAAAGAAACTCTTTGCTGACTTGCCACCTCTTTGGAATCGAGTTAAAGCCCTTCAG CTTAAAGATGCTGCCCAACTAGCTTTGAAGAGAATGCCTTCTTCTGAGCAGGAAGCATTATCACAG AGCGAATACCAACGAGGAGTTAGCGCCTGGAACTTTGATCTGGAGGATTTAAAGCTTCAGGCTTCACTG CTACAGGAGGATGacgaaatacaagaaattaagGAAGAAAATGATACCATGAAAGCTTATATGAACTACAAG GAGAAATCTATTGCCATACCATATGCTGGAAAATCAACCCCTAGGGAAGATTCTAATGCCAG TGAGCAAGAAAGTGTTGGTGAAGTGCCATTAGCTGAATATGAGATCAAGAAAGGAAAAGCTTTGGAAAGTAATCCGCTAGATCCTGGTCATTGGGAGAAAAATGGACTGAAGAGGAATACATCAAAAACGGAGTTGCCACCCCTAACCTCAGACAAGGATGCTTTACCGACCAAGAGTAGAACGCAAACAACAAAAGCTCGTCAAAGTCAGAGCGGACCACTTATGGCGGGCATTGTACTTAGTCACTCGGCATCAGAAAGAGCTCGAAACTCCGAAAG AAGTGAGATTGAAAATCAACAACCAGGAGATAAAGCCAATCCAGTGCGAAGAGCACCCAGCTTTAGTGGCCCTTTAATGCTTCCAAACCGAGCTTCAGGAAATAGTTTATCAGCTCCGATTAAATCATCTGGGG GATTCAAAGATTCTTTGGATGATAAGTCGAAGCCAAACTTGGTCCAAATAAAAGGCCGTTTCTCTGTAACATCAGAAAATGTAGATCTTGTAAAG CCACCCTGTCAACCGCCCAAGGAACTTGGCCCTAATAATGTTCCTGCTTCAGTTCTCATGCCTCACCTGCAAAATCTCTTTCAACAGACGTCAATTCAACAG GATCTCATTGTAAATCTATTGAGTAGCTTGCAACAATCTGAGGCAGCAGATT CTTCTCCAAATGGAAAGTTGTCTTCCCAACAGCGCCCAGAGAACAATGGAACT GTTGAAGCAGCCGTTTCTGAAAGGGAGAAGCTATTGCTAGTCAAAATATCTGAGCTTCAGGCTAG GATGATTAATTTGACAGATGAATTAACTGCAGAAAAAGCTAAATACTGGCAG TTGCAGCAGCGGTTGCAATGTCAAGTTGCGGAGAGGATGGGGACAGAAGAGAATTGGAATATCGATGAGAAATGA
- the LOC132030705 gene encoding serine/threonine-protein kinase BLUS1-like isoform X2: MRNFSVNPNDYKLLEEVGYGASATVYRAIYLPFNEVIAVKCLDLDRCNSNLDDIRREAQTMSLIDHPNVIKSFCSFVVESYLWVVMPFMAEGSCLHLMKIAYPDGFEESAICSMLKETLKALEYLHRHGHIHRDVKSGNILLDTNGAVKLGDFGVSACMFDSGDRQRSRNTFVGTPCWMAPEVLQPGTGYDFKADIWSFGITALELAHGHAPFSKYPPMKVLLMTIQNAPPGLDYDRDKKFSKSFKEMVAMCLVKDQTKRPTAEKLLKHSFFKNAKPPELSVKKLFADLPPLWNRVKALQLKDAAQLALKRMPSSEQEALSQSEYQRGVSAWNFDLEDLKLQASLLQEDDEIQEIKEENDTMKAYMNYKEKSIAIPYAGKSTPREDSNASEQESVGEVPLAEYEIKKGKALESNPLDPGHWEKNGLKRNTSKTELPPLTSDKDALPTKSRTQTTKARQSQSGPLMAGIVLSHSASERARNSERSEIENQQPGDKANPVRRAPSFSGPLMLPNRASGNSLSAPIKSSGGFKDSLDDKSKPNLVQIKGRFSVTSENVDLVKGSPLRKSASVGEWLVESKQMPPCQPPKELGPNNVPASVLMPHLQNLFQQTSIQQDLIVNLLSSLQQSEAADSSPNGKLSSQQRPENNGTVEAAVSEREKLLLVKISELQARMINLTDELTAEKAKYWQLQQRLQCQVAERMGTEENWNIDEK, translated from the exons ATGAGAAACTTTTCGGTGAATCCAAATGATTACAAGCTTCTAGAAGAAGTAGGTTATGGAGCAAGTGCAACTGTTTATAGAGCGATCTATCTTCCTTTTAATGAAGTGATTGCAGTAAAGTGCTTGGATCTCGATCGCTGTAATAGCAATCTG GATGACATACGCAGGGAAGCTCAAACGATGAGTTTGATAGACCATCCTAATGTGATAAAGTCATTCTGTTCATTTGTTGTTGAGAGCTACCTCTGGGTGGTGATGCCCTTCATGGCTGAGGGGTCTTGTCTACATCTCATGAAAATAGCATATCCAGATGGATTCGAAGAATCTGCTATTTGTTCTATGTTGAAGGAAACTCTAAAGGCGTTGGAATATCTCCATCGGCATGGGCACATCCATCGAGACGTTAAG TCTGGGAATATATTGCTGGACACTAATGGGGCAGTAAAGCTGGGCGATTTTGGTGTTTCAGCATGCATGTTTGACAGTGGTGATAGACAGCGGTCTAGAAATACCTTTGTAGGAACTCCGTGCTG GATGGCACCGGAAGTTCTGCAGCCTGGAACTGGATATGATTTCAA GGCTGATATTTGGTCATTTGGAATAACTGCCCTGGAGTTGGCTCATGGTCATGCACCATTTTCAAAGTACCCTCCAATGAAG GTACTACTGATGACAATACAGAATGCCCCTCCTGGACTTGATTATGACAGAGACAAAAAATTCTCTAAG TCATTCAAGGAAATGGTTGCAATGTGCTTGGTGAAAGATCAAACTAAAAGGCCAACCGCTGAGAAGTTGTTAAAgcattcttttttcaaaaatgccAAGCCTCCAGAGCTTTCTGTAAAGAAACTCTTTGCTGACTTGCCACCTCTTTGGAATCGAGTTAAAGCCCTTCAG CTTAAAGATGCTGCCCAACTAGCTTTGAAGAGAATGCCTTCTTCTGAGCAGGAAGCATTATCACAG AGCGAATACCAACGAGGAGTTAGCGCCTGGAACTTTGATCTGGAGGATTTAAAGCTTCAGGCTTCACTG CTACAGGAGGATGacgaaatacaagaaattaagGAAGAAAATGATACCATGAAAGCTTATATGAACTACAAG GAGAAATCTATTGCCATACCATATGCTGGAAAATCAACCCCTAGGGAAGATTCTAATGCCAG TGAGCAAGAAAGTGTTGGTGAAGTGCCATTAGCTGAATATGAGATCAAGAAAGGAAAAGCTTTGGAAAGTAATCCGCTAGATCCTGGTCATTGGGAGAAAAATGGACTGAAGAGGAATACATCAAAAACGGAGTTGCCACCCCTAACCTCAGACAAGGATGCTTTACCGACCAAGAGTAGAACGCAAACAACAAAAGCTCGTCAAAGTCAGAGCGGACCACTTATGGCGGGCATTGTACTTAGTCACTCGGCATCAGAAAGAGCTCGAAACTCCGAAAG AAGTGAGATTGAAAATCAACAACCAGGAGATAAAGCCAATCCAGTGCGAAGAGCACCCAGCTTTAGTGGCCCTTTAATGCTTCCAAACCGAGCTTCAGGAAATAGTTTATCAGCTCCGATTAAATCATCTGGGG GATTCAAAGATTCTTTGGATGATAAGTCGAAGCCAAACTTGGTCCAAATAAAAGGCCGTTTCTCTGTAACATCAGAAAATGTAGATCTTGTAAAG GGATCACCACTTAGGAAGTCTGCTAGTGTTGGAGAATGGCTGGTCGAATCTAAACAAATG CCACCCTGTCAACCGCCCAAGGAACTTGGCCCTAATAATGTTCCTGCTTCAGTTCTCATGCCTCACCTGCAAAATCTCTTTCAACAGACGTCAATTCAACAG GATCTCATTGTAAATCTATTGAGTAGCTTGCAACAATCTGAGGCAGCAGATT CTTCTCCAAATGGAAAGTTGTCTTCCCAACAGCGCCCAGAGAACAATGGAACT GTTGAAGCAGCCGTTTCTGAAAGGGAGAAGCTATTGCTAGTCAAAATATCTGAGCTTCAGGCTAG GATGATTAATTTGACAGATGAATTAACTGCAGAAAAAGCTAAATACTGGCAG TTGCAGCAGCGGTTGCAATGTCAAGTTGCGGAGAGGATGGGGACAGAAGAGAATTGGAATATCGATGAGAAATGA
- the LOC132030705 gene encoding serine/threonine-protein kinase BLUS1-like isoform X1, with product MRNFSVNPNDYKLLEEVGYGASATVYRAIYLPFNEVIAVKCLDLDRCNSNLDDIRREAQTMSLIDHPNVIKSFCSFVVESYLWVVMPFMAEGSCLHLMKIAYPDGFEESAICSMLKETLKALEYLHRHGHIHRDVKSGNILLDTNGAVKLGDFGVSACMFDSGDRQRSRNTFVGTPCWMAPEVLQPGTGYDFKADIWSFGITALELAHGHAPFSKYPPMKVLLMTIQNAPPGLDYDRDKKFSKSFKEMVAMCLVKDQTKRPTAEKLLKHSFFKNAKPPELSVKKLFADLPPLWNRVKALQLKDAAQLALKRMPSSEQEALSQSEYQRGVSAWNFDLEDLKLQASLLQEDDEIQEIKEENDTMKAYMNYKEKSIAIPYAGKSTPREDSNASEQESVGEVPLAEYEIKKGKALESNPLDPGHWEKNGLKRNTSKTELPPLTSDKDALPTKSRTQTTKARQSQSGPLMAGIVLSHSASERARNSERSEIENQQPGDKANPVRRAPSFSGPLMLPNRASGNSLSAPIKSSGGFKDSLDDKSKPNLVQIKGRFSVTSENVDLVKDIPLCTVPRRSSQGSPLRKSASVGEWLVESKQMPPCQPPKELGPNNVPASVLMPHLQNLFQQTSIQQDLIVNLLSSLQQSEAADSSPNGKLSSQQRPENNGTVEAAVSEREKLLLVKISELQARMINLTDELTAEKAKYWQLQQRLQCQVAERMGTEENWNIDEK from the exons ATGAGAAACTTTTCGGTGAATCCAAATGATTACAAGCTTCTAGAAGAAGTAGGTTATGGAGCAAGTGCAACTGTTTATAGAGCGATCTATCTTCCTTTTAATGAAGTGATTGCAGTAAAGTGCTTGGATCTCGATCGCTGTAATAGCAATCTG GATGACATACGCAGGGAAGCTCAAACGATGAGTTTGATAGACCATCCTAATGTGATAAAGTCATTCTGTTCATTTGTTGTTGAGAGCTACCTCTGGGTGGTGATGCCCTTCATGGCTGAGGGGTCTTGTCTACATCTCATGAAAATAGCATATCCAGATGGATTCGAAGAATCTGCTATTTGTTCTATGTTGAAGGAAACTCTAAAGGCGTTGGAATATCTCCATCGGCATGGGCACATCCATCGAGACGTTAAG TCTGGGAATATATTGCTGGACACTAATGGGGCAGTAAAGCTGGGCGATTTTGGTGTTTCAGCATGCATGTTTGACAGTGGTGATAGACAGCGGTCTAGAAATACCTTTGTAGGAACTCCGTGCTG GATGGCACCGGAAGTTCTGCAGCCTGGAACTGGATATGATTTCAA GGCTGATATTTGGTCATTTGGAATAACTGCCCTGGAGTTGGCTCATGGTCATGCACCATTTTCAAAGTACCCTCCAATGAAG GTACTACTGATGACAATACAGAATGCCCCTCCTGGACTTGATTATGACAGAGACAAAAAATTCTCTAAG TCATTCAAGGAAATGGTTGCAATGTGCTTGGTGAAAGATCAAACTAAAAGGCCAACCGCTGAGAAGTTGTTAAAgcattcttttttcaaaaatgccAAGCCTCCAGAGCTTTCTGTAAAGAAACTCTTTGCTGACTTGCCACCTCTTTGGAATCGAGTTAAAGCCCTTCAG CTTAAAGATGCTGCCCAACTAGCTTTGAAGAGAATGCCTTCTTCTGAGCAGGAAGCATTATCACAG AGCGAATACCAACGAGGAGTTAGCGCCTGGAACTTTGATCTGGAGGATTTAAAGCTTCAGGCTTCACTG CTACAGGAGGATGacgaaatacaagaaattaagGAAGAAAATGATACCATGAAAGCTTATATGAACTACAAG GAGAAATCTATTGCCATACCATATGCTGGAAAATCAACCCCTAGGGAAGATTCTAATGCCAG TGAGCAAGAAAGTGTTGGTGAAGTGCCATTAGCTGAATATGAGATCAAGAAAGGAAAAGCTTTGGAAAGTAATCCGCTAGATCCTGGTCATTGGGAGAAAAATGGACTGAAGAGGAATACATCAAAAACGGAGTTGCCACCCCTAACCTCAGACAAGGATGCTTTACCGACCAAGAGTAGAACGCAAACAACAAAAGCTCGTCAAAGTCAGAGCGGACCACTTATGGCGGGCATTGTACTTAGTCACTCGGCATCAGAAAGAGCTCGAAACTCCGAAAG AAGTGAGATTGAAAATCAACAACCAGGAGATAAAGCCAATCCAGTGCGAAGAGCACCCAGCTTTAGTGGCCCTTTAATGCTTCCAAACCGAGCTTCAGGAAATAGTTTATCAGCTCCGATTAAATCATCTGGGG GATTCAAAGATTCTTTGGATGATAAGTCGAAGCCAAACTTGGTCCAAATAAAAGGCCGTTTCTCTGTAACATCAGAAAATGTAGATCTTGTAAAG gATATTCCGTTATGTACAGTTCCAAGACGATCTTCCCAA GGATCACCACTTAGGAAGTCTGCTAGTGTTGGAGAATGGCTGGTCGAATCTAAACAAATG CCACCCTGTCAACCGCCCAAGGAACTTGGCCCTAATAATGTTCCTGCTTCAGTTCTCATGCCTCACCTGCAAAATCTCTTTCAACAGACGTCAATTCAACAG GATCTCATTGTAAATCTATTGAGTAGCTTGCAACAATCTGAGGCAGCAGATT CTTCTCCAAATGGAAAGTTGTCTTCCCAACAGCGCCCAGAGAACAATGGAACT GTTGAAGCAGCCGTTTCTGAAAGGGAGAAGCTATTGCTAGTCAAAATATCTGAGCTTCAGGCTAG GATGATTAATTTGACAGATGAATTAACTGCAGAAAAAGCTAAATACTGGCAG TTGCAGCAGCGGTTGCAATGTCAAGTTGCGGAGAGGATGGGGACAGAAGAGAATTGGAATATCGATGAGAAATGA
- the LOC132030706 gene encoding uncharacterized protein LOC132030706 — MCKGFQPNEKDRLKIKGFYLHLSFSSPTKNVSVPDYLTLHYLPRISESPLEIKDSKIRSNSPGFVTLHRVVSAEKVTTKGVIYGSRDRVKASEGVKFEIFMGDVKVIKGIFMKDYERIEENWRIDCKCALENDDFQVKGAEVCVAVEEHAAVIAEKVEMTVRKRRSSRRRSCFQKLEEIPEQREVENEGSTCCCSECEGEEEDSDGGDTVEEEAEGVGWAVDVGIWVMCLGVGVGYLVSRASSKSLRRRTFIL; from the coding sequence ATGTGTAAAGGGTTTCAGCCAAACGAGAAAGATCGCTTGAAAATCAAAGGCTTTTACCTTcatttatcattttcatcacctaCGAAAAATGTCTCAGTACCCGATTATCTAACTCTACATTATCTCCCACGTATAAGTGAAAGTCCATTAGAGATTAAGGACTCAAAGATTCGATCCAATTCACCCGGTTTCGTTACGCTCCACCGGGTCGTATCAGCTGAGAAGGTAACAACAAAAGGTGTAATTTATGGTAGTAGAGACAGAGTTAAAGCAAGTGAAGGAGTAAAATTCGAGATATTCATGGGTGATGTTAAGGTTATAAAAGGTATTTTCATGAAAGATTATGAGAGGATTGAAGAGAACTGGAGAATAGATTGTAAGTGCGCTTTGGAAAACGATGATTTCCAAGTGAAAGGCGCGGAAGTGTGTGTGGCGGTGGAAGAACACGCTGCTGTGATAGCGGAGAAGGTGGAGATGACGGTGAGGAAAAGGAGATCATCACGGCGGAGGAGTTGTTTTCAGAAGTTGGAGGAGATACCTGAGCAAAGAGAAGTTGAAAATGAGGGGTCTACTTGTTGTTGCTCGGAGTGTGAAGGTGAAGAAGAGGATTCTGACGGCGGTGATACGGTGGAGGAGGAGGCGGAGGGAGTTGGGTGGGCGGTAGATGTAGGAATATGGGTGATGTGTCTTGGTGTGGGGGTTGGGTATTTGGTCTCTAGAGCTTCTTCAAAGAGCTTAAGAAGAAGGACATTCATATTATAG